The bacterium region GAACACGAAGATTTCTGGCGGACAACAGTTCGGACCATCATTCATGACACTGAAAATGGTGACGCGGCAGATCTCTCGTTGGCCCTCGCCATCGACATGCTTTGGCCATGTCACTGGAGGTTTGTGGAGAATCTCCGGATTGTTCTTGACGCGATTGGCGGGAAGCTCAATTCGGAGAAGCCATTTGCAGCGTGTGGCAGGAACATAACCTTGTTACCGATTCGCCGCCGGTTGGGGATTGTTTCCAATACTCTAAGGGTCTTTTATGGCGACCCGGAGTCAGACCAGGAGCTGGATAGAGATTTACTGGTGCTGCTTGGGAAACCGACGGAAGTAAAGCAATGGCTTGCCGCCTCCCTAGACAAGACAATGAGGCTTCAGCTGAGCCCGCCAGCCGAACTACGAGCGATGTCTGCCCTGGCCGGGCCTGAGTGGATAAAACAGCAAATCTCCGGCTGAGGGGCTAAAGTCTCGTGATATACGTCGCCATATTGACTGGGTGCTGGATCAACTAGAAGAGGCCAAGGCAGTTCTCACGTCGACGCGGGATGTGGTTCAAGGGCGCACCGGTCGAAGCGATTCTCGAGGTCGAGCGGCATCAACCGCATCACCTGTACTGGCCGACCCTAGATGTCGACCTCACCGTCGACTCGATCGAACATCCAGAGCATTATCCGCTCAAAGCGAAGCCCGGCATCTAACCCCTCGCTGCATCGGACACCGCCTCTTGTGCTCCGAGCCGCGTGTAAACTTCGCTTCAGTGGTTAGCATCAGAAACGTAATTCTCACTAGCACCGCAGACGGTGCCGGTGAGCTCAAAATCCGTTAGGCAGCATTGGGGCAGGAAGTCTGTGATGCTGAGGAGATCAGGCGCAGCGATAGGCACCGCGTTGTGCGCTGTGGTTGTCGCGGGGCTCGCTGACTCCCTTCGCCCAAGGTGTGACCGAATCTCACGCCGCGTGCTGCCGGGCCTTCTTGCGCCCTTTGATCGTGGCCTCGGTGATTCCCTGTGGTCTGAGCTGAGCGCGGTTTCCACTGAACATCCCGTCTACGGCTTCATCGTTCCGAATCCCTACGAAGTAGTTTTTCCTCCCCACCCCTGTCCCCCAGGCTGGACAAGTGTGCTGGACTGGACAAATATCCAATCGGGAGTGTGGACGGTGATTCCTCCTCTGGACGTTGCCCTGATCACTATTCCGCGTTGGGAGGATTCGCCCGAGATCTATTTGTCCAAGGTGGTCTTCCTCAATCCCGCTGCCGTTTCCCTGGGAAGTGAGAAGTCGGTCTCGCGCTTTCTTCTGGTCCAACTCGGAGGTGGGGTCGAAGGCTTGCGGTACCAGGCTCTGTTGTCGGAAGAAGATGAGTCGGTAACGATATGGCGAGGACCGTTCGAATCACAGCAGAAGCTCTTCGAGCCACAGTCGGTCGTGGTGCCAGCCGAGAAGATACGGCGGATCTTCGGCAGCGTTGCGGTTTCGGGCTTGCGGACGACCTCACGGGTTGAGTGGCAGTGCGACACCCTGGATGGTGCCGTCGCGGTGTTTGTCTACTACGATGGAGATCGAGTCGGCAGGATTGCGTATGTGAATTCCCGCAGGCCTTCGGTGGCACTCCGCAGGGTACTTCGGGAGCTGTTTCTTGCCACCGGTTCTACGGACAAACGGCTGACAGTCTATGAGGATGCTGCCTAGCCCTTCGCGGTACCGGACACCACAAGCATGCGTTCTTCAACCGTAACCATGTTTAGGTTCACCAGCTCACTTCGAGGGGCCGCTTCTGCCACCGGTTCCAGTGAGCTCAGAATCCGTTAGACGGCACGGCACTGGGCCTTCGCGTCCAACAACAGAGCTTCGGTGCGCGACACATGAAAGAGCGAAACCACCAACGAGGAGAGAGCAATGAAGAAGTTCATGATTCTGCATTTCGGATTCGAGAAACCCACGCCTGAAGTCATGGAGGCCTGGAGGAAATGGTTCGAGTCGATCGCCGACAAGCAGGTCGACCAGGGCGGTTTCAGCGGTGGGCGTGAAATCTCAAACAGCGGAACGAAAGATCTGCCGTGGGGCATGGAGTCCATTACCGGCTACAACATCATCGAGGCCGAAGACCTCGACGAGGCAGAGGAGATCGCACAAGACAATCCATACATCGCAAGCATCAGGGTCTATGAGATCAGATCGATGTAAGACGCAACGTCGGGTGCGTCCGCGGTCTCTGTGGGTTGGTCCTAGTCGCGACAGGGCCATCAAGTGATGTCCTACAGAGCGAGATTGCTGCTCAGTGCGTTTTTCGTCCTGATGGGCGTCATGGTCCTGCTGGCTGCATTCGATGTCGGCCCGCTGTCCGGCTCCGAGACCCATGCGCCCAGCTGGGTCATCGGTGTCAGCGGGGTCGTCTTCGCGAGTTGCGGTGTTGTACTCAGCGCATCAAGCCAGAGAATCGGCAGATGGGGGGCGGGTGCTGTCGTCATCGGTCTTTCAGTGATCTTCAGGTGGGTCGCCCTGTTCGGGGAAGCCCTGTACTTCTCCGGCGGATCGTGGCTCTTGTTACGAGGTACTTGTTGAACGCGACGCCGCCTCGTGCGCTCCGGGCCAGGTGTAGACTTCGTGTTTCAGGGGGGAGCGAGGTATGCTCACATGAGTTCTTCCAGCCTGCTTTCTTGCGACGCCGCGATAAACCTGGTTCTCGGTGCCCTGCTGCTTGCATTCCCGGCGAGTGTCGTTTCGGCTCTCGGTATTCCAGCGGCCGAGGTCGCCTTTTACCCGAGCATTCTTGGAGCCGTTCTGTTCGGTATCGGTATCGCGCTGTTGATCGAGCGTGCTCGTGGGCATCAGCGGCCTCGAGCTCATCGTCCGGCGGCGCTCCCGTGAGGGGCGGACGAGCTGATCACTCGCAGGTCGTGAAGCCGACAGTGGAGTCTGCGAAGTGAAGAGTATGAACCTCAGCACAGAGGCCGAGAAGCTTCGGAAATACTGGTCGCCGAAGGTGGTTGGTCGCGTCAATGATCAGTACGTCAAGGTCGCGAAGCTCAAAGGGGACCTGACCTGGCACAAACACGACCTCGAAGATGAGCTGTTCCTCATCATCAAGGGGAATCTGGTCATCGAGTACGAAGACCGGAAGGTGCATCTGAGGGAGGGCGACTTTCACGTGGTACCAAAGGGGAGAATGCACAATCCCGTGTGCAGCGAGGAAT contains the following coding sequences:
- a CDS encoding DUF2442 domain-containing protein is translated as MWFKGAPVEAILEVERHQPHHLYWPTLDVDLTVDSIEHPEHYPLKAKPGI
- a CDS encoding cupin domain-containing protein, translated to MNLSTEAEKLRKYWSPKVVGRVNDQYVKVAKLKGDLTWHKHDLEDELFLIIKGNLVIEYEDRKVHLREGDFHVVPKGRMHNPVCSEECWVALIETVTTKHTGDVVTDKTKSIEAQLAGSGQPE